One Lysinibacillus fusiformis genomic window carries:
- the purS gene encoding phosphoribosylformylglycinamidine synthase subunit PurS: MKKVKIYVTLRESILDPQGSAVQGSLAKMGYGEVEELRIGKYLELTISDSARDIDTLVKEMCEKVLTNVVIEDYRYEVGEAN, encoded by the coding sequence ATGAAAAAAGTTAAAATTTACGTAACATTACGTGAGAGTATTCTAGATCCACAAGGTTCGGCAGTACAAGGTTCTTTAGCAAAAATGGGTTACGGTGAAGTAGAAGAATTACGTATTGGTAAATATCTAGAACTTACAATCAGTGATTCAGCGCGCGATATCGACACGCTAGTAAAAGAAATGTGTGAAAAAGTTTTAACGAATGTAGTAATTGAAGATTACCGTTACGAAGTCGGGGAGGCTAACTAA
- the purC gene encoding phosphoribosylaminoimidazolesuccinocarboxamide synthase — protein MNKDQLLYEGKAKKLYATEEPNILLVEYKDSATAFNGEKKEEIAGKGVLNNRITSLIFEKLQANGIASHFVKQLSETEQLVKRVEIISIEVVVRNIAAGSLAKRLGFEEGTPLKRPIVEFYYKDDELGDPFITTEHIDVLELATPEEVTAMYEGALAVNKVLQPIFADVNVTLIDFKLEFGRDTNGDVLLADEISPDTCRLWDAKTKQKLDKDVFRRDLGNLTEVYTIILSRLGGK, from the coding sequence ATGAATAAAGATCAACTTTTGTATGAAGGTAAAGCAAAAAAATTGTATGCAACCGAGGAGCCAAATATACTCCTTGTTGAATACAAGGATAGTGCAACAGCATTTAATGGTGAGAAAAAAGAAGAAATCGCAGGAAAAGGCGTATTAAATAATCGCATTACCTCACTAATTTTCGAAAAATTACAAGCAAACGGAATTGCGTCACATTTCGTAAAACAATTGTCTGAAACAGAACAACTTGTGAAAAGGGTCGAAATTATTTCAATTGAGGTCGTAGTACGTAACATTGCGGCTGGTAGCTTAGCTAAACGACTTGGCTTTGAAGAAGGCACACCATTAAAGCGTCCAATCGTCGAATTCTATTATAAAGACGACGAACTAGGCGATCCGTTCATTACAACGGAGCATATTGATGTACTAGAACTTGCAACACCCGAAGAAGTAACAGCTATGTATGAAGGTGCATTAGCTGTTAACAAAGTACTGCAACCAATATTCGCAGATGTTAACGTTACTTTAATTGATTTTAAATTAGAGTTTGGACGTGACACAAATGGAGATGTACTTCTGGCAGATGAGATCTCACCAGATACATGCAGATTATGGGATGCAAAAACAAAACAAAAGTTGGACAAAGATGTCTTTCGTCGAGACCTTGGTAATTTAACTGAAGTATATACTATTATTCTTTCTAGACTCGGAGGCAAATAA
- the purB gene encoding adenylosuccinate lyase, with amino-acid sequence MIERYTRPEMGAIWTEQNKYQAWLEVEILACEAWAEIGDIPKEDVAKIRENASFDVNRILEIEKETRHDVVAFTRAVSETLGEERKWVHYGLTSTDVVDTALSYIIKQANDILRQDIVNFIDIIAVKAKEHKHTVMMGRTHGVHAEPTTFGLKLGLWYEEMKRNLERFDAAAKVIETGKMSGAVGTYANIDPRVEQYVCDKLGLAASPISTQTLQRDRHAQYLGALALVATSIEKFATEIRGLQKSETREVEEAFAKGQKGSSAMPHKRNPIGSENMVGMSRLMRGYMLTAYENVALWHERDISHSSAERVILPDATITLNYMLNRFGNIVKNLTVFPENMKRNMGRTFGLIYSQRILLALIDKGLVREEAYDTVQPLAMQAWDEQVQFRTLVDASEKITSYLTKEELDECFDYNYHLQHVDMIFERLGLN; translated from the coding sequence ATGATTGAACGTTACACAAGACCCGAAATGGGCGCAATTTGGACAGAACAAAATAAATACCAAGCTTGGCTAGAGGTTGAAATTTTAGCATGTGAGGCTTGGGCAGAAATTGGCGATATTCCAAAGGAAGATGTAGCTAAAATACGTGAAAATGCTTCATTTGATGTAAATCGTATATTAGAAATTGAAAAAGAAACACGCCACGATGTGGTAGCCTTTACGCGTGCTGTTTCTGAAACGCTAGGTGAGGAACGTAAATGGGTACACTATGGTTTAACTTCGACGGACGTAGTTGACACAGCGCTTTCTTATATTATTAAACAAGCAAATGATATTTTACGACAAGATATTGTGAATTTTATCGATATTATTGCGGTGAAAGCAAAAGAGCATAAACATACGGTTATGATGGGACGCACACATGGTGTTCATGCAGAACCAACAACTTTTGGCTTAAAGCTAGGCTTATGGTATGAAGAAATGAAACGTAACCTAGAACGTTTTGACGCAGCAGCGAAAGTGATTGAAACTGGGAAAATGTCTGGAGCAGTTGGCACATATGCAAATATCGACCCACGTGTTGAACAATATGTTTGTGACAAATTAGGCTTGGCTGCATCACCGATCTCAACACAAACATTACAGCGTGATCGCCATGCACAATATTTAGGTGCATTAGCATTAGTTGCAACATCAATTGAAAAGTTTGCAACTGAGATTCGGGGGCTACAAAAATCTGAAACACGAGAAGTAGAAGAAGCTTTTGCAAAAGGACAAAAAGGTTCATCAGCGATGCCACATAAACGCAATCCAATCGGTTCTGAAAATATGGTTGGTATGTCACGTTTAATGCGTGGTTATATGCTGACAGCATATGAAAATGTAGCATTATGGCATGAACGTGATATTTCACATTCATCTGCTGAGCGAGTGATTTTACCGGATGCGACCATTACACTGAACTATATGTTGAATCGTTTTGGTAACATCGTGAAAAATTTAACAGTATTCCCTGAAAACATGAAACGTAATATGGGCCGCACATTTGGGCTGATTTACTCTCAACGCATTTTATTAGCACTAATCGATAAAGGCTTAGTGCGCGAGGAAGCGTATGATACAGTACAGCCATTAGCAATGCAGGCATGGGACGAGCAAGTTCAATTCCGTACGTTAGTCGATGCAAGTGAAAAAATTACATCGTATTTAACGAAGGAAGAATTGGATGAGTGCTTTGACTATAACTATCACTTACAGCATGTAGACATGATTTTTGAACGTCTTGGACTAAACTAA
- the purK gene encoding 5-(carboxyamino)imidazole ribonucleotide synthase: protein MTKIIYPGQTIGIIGGGQLGRMMALAAKEAGFKIAVLEPTMDSPCGQVADILIVAPYDDESALEELAEVSDVITYEFENIDYDGLKRLTQMAYVPQGAELVRITQNRVTEKAAIVNAGCPVAPYVVAGTYEELIANINTIGYPCIVKTARGGYDGKGQQLLKSAADLPLAEELFSHSQCIAEGFVPFVKEVSVIVQRNGDGESYCQPVGENIHVNHILHETIVPARIEDETALAAEREALKIADYLNLVGTLAVEMFVLEDGGIIINELAPRPHNSGHYSIEACNVSQFHQHIRAVCGWPLRKPQLWAPSIMVNVLGQHVMPLSNSIAKYPDWSLHLYGKAEAKVNRKMGHVTIMTKDLEHTLKEIEHSGIWSE from the coding sequence GTGACAAAAATTATTTATCCCGGACAAACGATCGGTATAATCGGTGGGGGACAACTTGGTCGTATGATGGCACTTGCTGCAAAAGAAGCTGGCTTTAAAATTGCAGTGTTAGAGCCTACAATGGATTCCCCTTGTGGACAGGTTGCAGATATTCTTATTGTGGCACCGTATGATGATGAGTCAGCATTAGAGGAACTTGCAGAAGTAAGTGATGTTATCACGTATGAGTTCGAGAATATTGATTATGACGGCTTAAAGCGTTTGACTCAAATGGCTTATGTACCACAAGGAGCGGAATTAGTTCGCATTACACAAAACCGTGTAACAGAGAAAGCTGCAATCGTGAACGCGGGTTGTCCAGTAGCACCTTACGTAGTGGCTGGTACATATGAAGAGCTAATAGCCAATATCAATACCATTGGTTATCCTTGCATTGTAAAAACCGCAAGAGGTGGTTATGACGGTAAAGGGCAGCAACTTCTAAAATCAGCAGCAGACCTACCGTTAGCGGAAGAGCTTTTCTCACATTCACAGTGCATTGCTGAGGGGTTTGTACCGTTCGTAAAAGAGGTATCTGTCATTGTACAACGGAATGGTGATGGGGAATCGTATTGTCAGCCAGTTGGTGAGAATATTCATGTGAATCATATTTTACATGAGACCATTGTACCAGCGCGTATCGAAGATGAAACAGCGTTAGCAGCTGAACGAGAAGCTTTGAAAATTGCAGATTACCTTAATTTAGTAGGAACCTTGGCGGTAGAAATGTTCGTATTAGAAGATGGTGGCATTATTATTAATGAATTGGCACCAAGACCTCATAATTCAGGCCACTATTCAATAGAAGCATGTAATGTATCACAATTCCATCAGCATATACGTGCTGTTTGTGGATGGCCGTTGCGCAAGCCACAACTATGGGCACCATCAATTATGGTGAATGTTTTAGGGCAGCACGTTATGCCACTAAGTAACTCAATTGCAAAATATCCTGATTGGTCATTACATCTTTATGGGAAAGCTGAAGCTAAGGTGAACCGTAAGATGGGCCACGTAACGATTATGACAAAAGATTTGGAACATACTTTAAAAGAAATCGAGCATTCTGGCATTTGGTCAGAATAG
- the purE gene encoding 5-(carboxyamino)imidazole ribonucleotide mutase, with amino-acid sequence MNPKIGVIMGSSSDWETMKHACDILDELQVPYEKKVVSAHRTPDLMFEYAEAARERGIQVIIAGAGGAAHLPGMIAAKTTLPVIGVPVQSRALNGLDSLLSIVQMPGGVPVATVAIGKAGATNAGLLAAQILSTTDAELANKLDARREATKQQVLESTGDLV; translated from the coding sequence ATGAATCCGAAAATCGGTGTCATTATGGGTAGTTCAAGTGACTGGGAAACAATGAAGCATGCATGTGATATTTTAGATGAATTACAAGTACCGTATGAGAAAAAGGTAGTATCCGCACATCGTACTCCTGATTTAATGTTTGAATACGCAGAAGCAGCACGTGAGCGAGGCATTCAAGTAATTATTGCAGGCGCTGGCGGTGCGGCACACTTACCAGGGATGATAGCAGCAAAAACAACGTTACCAGTTATTGGTGTACCTGTGCAATCTCGTGCGCTTAATGGGCTTGATTCACTATTATCTATTGTCCAAATGCCAGGTGGTGTTCCTGTAGCAACTGTTGCGATTGGGAAAGCAGGGGCAACGAACGCAGGTTTGCTGGCAGCGCAAATTTTGTCGACAACTGATGCAGAGCTTGCTAACAAACTAGATGCTAGACGCGAGGCGACGAAGCAGCAGGTATTAGAAAGCACAGGTGACTTAGTGTGA
- a CDS encoding NETI motif-containing protein, with translation MGKKQIWYEVEENETIDECLTRMRQDGYLAVGRKEEPLFHIVDGEPTYLRQKIQFKAMLCQEFE, from the coding sequence TTGGGGAAAAAGCAAATTTGGTATGAAGTAGAAGAAAATGAAACGATTGACGAATGCCTGACGAGAATGCGTCAAGATGGTTATCTAGCGGTAGGAAGAAAAGAGGAACCACTTTTTCATATTGTAGATGGAGAACCAACTTATTTGCGTCAAAAAATACAATTTAAAGCGATGTTGTGTCAAGAATTTGAATAA
- a CDS encoding HIT domain-containing protein, translating into MIYENDFVCCFLDKFPINKGHVLVVPKKHYQEFSDVDSQSLSEVILTAQKVSILLKKLLITDG; encoded by the coding sequence ATAATTTATGAAAATGATTTTGTTTGTTGCTTCTTAGATAAGTTTCCAATAAATAAGGGTCATGTATTAGTTGTACCCAAAAAACATTATCAAGAATTCAGTGATGTAGACTCACAGAGTCTTTCGGAAGTTATACTCACTGCTCAGAAAGTTTCCATACTACTGAAAAAGCTATTAATTACAGATGGATAA